The following are encoded in a window of Streptomyces sp. Go-475 genomic DNA:
- the folB gene encoding dihydroneopterin aldolase has translation MDRVALRGLKARGHHGVFPREREEGQTFIVDLVLGLDTRPAAADDDLAKTVHYGIVAEEVVAVVQGEPVDLIETLAERIAQVCLKHEGVQQVEVCVHKPDAPITVPFDDVTVTITRSRV, from the coding sequence GTGGATCGTGTCGCGCTGCGCGGCCTGAAGGCCCGCGGGCACCACGGTGTGTTCCCGAGGGAACGCGAGGAGGGCCAGACCTTCATCGTGGACCTCGTCCTCGGCCTGGACACCCGCCCGGCCGCGGCCGACGACGACCTGGCGAAGACCGTGCACTACGGCATCGTGGCGGAGGAGGTCGTGGCCGTCGTCCAGGGCGAGCCCGTCGACCTCATCGAGACGCTCGCCGAGCGCATAGCCCAGGTATGTCTGAAGCACGAAGGGGTCCAGCAGGTCGAGGTCTGCGTCCACAAGCCGGACGCCCCGATCACGGTCCCCTTCGACGACGTGACCGTCACCATCACCCGGAGCCGAGTATGA
- the folK gene encoding 2-amino-4-hydroxy-6-hydroxymethyldihydropteridine diphosphokinase, with translation MTAPFLKGPSDPTVQPVPASVVDKVDAADTTLSNPKRAVVALGSNLGNRLETLQGAIDALEDTPGVRIKAVSPVYETEPWGVDPGSQPSYFNAVVVLKTTLPPSSLLERAHAVEEAFHRVRDEHWGPRTLDVDIVSYADVVSDDPQLTLPHPRAHERAFVLAPWHDLDPEAQLPGRGPVAGLLDAVTREGVAARTDLELRLPE, from the coding sequence ATGACTGCGCCCTTCCTCAAGGGTCCCAGCGACCCGACCGTACAGCCGGTACCCGCCTCCGTCGTCGACAAGGTCGACGCCGCCGACACGACCCTGTCCAACCCGAAACGGGCCGTGGTCGCCCTCGGCTCCAACCTCGGCAACCGCCTGGAGACCCTCCAGGGCGCCATCGACGCCCTGGAGGACACCCCCGGCGTCCGCATCAAGGCCGTCTCCCCGGTCTACGAGACCGAGCCCTGGGGCGTGGACCCCGGCAGCCAGCCCTCCTACTTCAACGCGGTCGTCGTCCTCAAGACCACGCTGCCGCCCTCCTCGCTCCTGGAGCGCGCCCACGCGGTCGAGGAGGCCTTCCACCGCGTCCGCGACGAGCACTGGGGCCCCCGCACCCTCGACGTCGACATCGTCTCCTACGCCGACGTCGTCTCCGACGACCCGCAGCTCACCCTCCCCCACCCCCGCGCCCACGAGCGCGCCTTCGTCCTGGCCCCCTGGCACGACCTGGACCCCGAGGCGCAGCTCCCCGGCCGCGGCCCGGTGGCCGGCCTGCTGGACGCCGTCACCCGCGAGGGCGTGGCGGCGCGCACCGACCTGGAACTCCGGCTGCCCGAATAG
- a CDS encoding nuclear transport factor 2 family protein has translation MSAPHTDVEQVEAANTAFYEALERGDFEELASLWLTPSDLGVDETYHDPADTGVVSCVHPGWPVLTGRGEVLRSYALIMANTDYIQFFLTDVHVSVTGDTALVTCTENILSGGPAPQGEDEELGPLVGQLVVATNVFRRTPQGWKLWSHHASPVLAETDEDEQDDTPA, from the coding sequence GTGAGCGCCCCGCACACCGACGTCGAGCAGGTCGAGGCCGCCAACACCGCCTTCTACGAGGCACTGGAACGGGGCGACTTCGAGGAGCTGGCGTCGCTCTGGCTGACCCCCTCCGACCTGGGCGTCGACGAGACGTACCACGACCCGGCCGACACCGGCGTGGTCTCCTGCGTGCACCCCGGCTGGCCCGTGCTCACCGGCCGCGGCGAGGTCCTCCGCTCGTACGCCCTGATCATGGCCAACACCGACTACATCCAGTTCTTCCTCACCGACGTGCACGTCTCGGTCACCGGCGACACCGCCCTGGTCACCTGCACGGAGAACATCCTCAGCGGCGGACCCGCCCCCCAGGGCGAGGACGAGGAGCTGGGCCCGCTCGTCGGGCAGCTCGTGGTCGCCACCAATGTGTTCCGGCGCACGCCCCAGGGGTGGAAGCTCTGGTCGCACCACGCTTCCCCGGTCCTGGCCGAAACCGACGAGGACGAGCAGGACGACACCCCCGCCTGA
- a CDS encoding phosphatidylglycerol lysyltransferase domain-containing protein: MSGEVPTRRSGAAGTDRTSRVRRLLRGPRPEAVPLLVGRACALVGLLDIAAGVFPRFRHSRMHAIAEVLPGALGPFAAALSLSTGVLLLLLAHGLKRGKRRAWRAAVALLPAGAVAQFTYRHSLVGVLISLALLAPLLRHRDQFDALPDPRSRWRALANFVLMSAGSLLLGLLIVSVHGDRMLGDPSLADRITHVIYGLFGFEGPVDYRGDTSWTVAFSLGALGLLTAVTTIYLAFRPEHPAAHPTEEDEARLRALLEKHGRRDSLGHFALRRDKAVVFSPSGKAAVTYRVVSGVMLASGDPIGDVEAWPGAIERFMDEAKAHSWTPAVMGCSETGGEVWTRETGLDALELGDEAVVDVADFSLAGRAMRNVRQMVKRIERAGYETRVRRVRDLGEAELERIRQAADDWRGTDTERGFSMALGRVGDPADGDCLIATAHKQDDHPGPYGDLKAILHFVPWGGDGVSLDLMRRDRSADPGMNELLIVAALQAAPKLGIERVSLNFAMFRSALARGEKIGAGPVLRAWRGLLVFLSRWFQIESLYKFNAKFQPRWEPRFVVYRASADLPRIGFAAMQAEGFVNLALPLPRFLRRRRPANRRPCAHGTTTERSVRAA; the protein is encoded by the coding sequence ATGTCGGGTGAGGTTCCGACCCGTCGAAGCGGCGCGGCCGGCACGGACCGGACGAGCCGGGTGCGCCGCCTGCTGCGCGGACCACGCCCCGAGGCGGTCCCCCTCCTCGTCGGCAGAGCCTGCGCCCTCGTGGGCCTGCTGGACATCGCCGCGGGTGTCTTCCCGCGCTTCCGGCACAGCCGCATGCACGCCATCGCCGAGGTCCTGCCCGGCGCGCTCGGGCCGTTCGCGGCCGCGCTGTCGCTGAGCACCGGTGTGCTGTTGCTGCTGCTCGCCCACGGCCTCAAGCGCGGCAAGCGCCGGGCCTGGCGGGCGGCCGTGGCCTTGCTGCCCGCCGGTGCCGTGGCGCAGTTCACCTACCGGCACTCCCTCGTGGGCGTCCTGATCTCCCTGGCGCTGCTGGCCCCCCTGCTGCGCCACCGCGACCAGTTCGACGCCCTACCCGACCCGCGCAGCCGCTGGCGGGCGCTCGCCAACTTCGTCCTGATGAGCGCGGGTTCGCTGCTGCTGGGCCTGCTCATCGTCAGCGTCCACGGCGACCGCATGCTCGGCGACCCGAGCCTGGCCGACCGCATCACCCACGTCATCTACGGCCTCTTCGGCTTCGAGGGGCCCGTCGACTACCGGGGCGACACCTCCTGGACCGTCGCCTTCTCGCTCGGCGCCCTCGGCCTGCTCACCGCCGTCACCACCATCTACCTGGCCTTCCGCCCCGAACACCCGGCCGCGCACCCCACCGAGGAGGACGAGGCACGCTTGCGCGCCCTGCTGGAGAAGCACGGCCGCCGCGACTCCCTCGGCCACTTCGCGCTGCGCCGCGACAAGGCCGTCGTCTTCTCCCCCAGCGGCAAGGCGGCCGTGACCTACCGCGTGGTCTCCGGCGTGATGCTCGCCAGCGGCGACCCGATCGGCGACGTCGAGGCCTGGCCCGGCGCCATCGAACGGTTCATGGACGAGGCCAAGGCCCACTCCTGGACCCCCGCCGTGATGGGCTGCTCCGAGACCGGCGGCGAGGTGTGGACCCGCGAGACCGGGCTCGACGCCCTCGAACTGGGCGACGAGGCGGTGGTGGACGTCGCGGATTTCTCGCTCGCCGGCCGCGCGATGCGCAACGTGCGCCAGATGGTCAAGCGCATCGAGCGCGCCGGTTACGAAACCCGGGTACGACGTGTCCGTGACCTCGGCGAGGCCGAGCTGGAGCGCATCCGGCAGGCCGCCGACGACTGGCGCGGCACCGACACCGAGCGCGGCTTCTCCATGGCCCTCGGCCGCGTCGGCGACCCCGCCGACGGCGACTGCCTCATCGCCACCGCCCACAAGCAGGACGACCACCCCGGCCCCTACGGCGACCTGAAGGCGATCCTGCACTTCGTGCCCTGGGGCGGCGACGGCGTCTCCCTGGACCTGATGCGCCGCGACCGCTCGGCCGACCCCGGCATGAACGAACTGCTCATCGTGGCCGCCCTCCAGGCCGCCCCCAAGCTCGGCATCGAGCGGGTCTCCCTCAACTTCGCCATGTTCCGCTCGGCCCTGGCCCGCGGCGAGAAGATAGGCGCCGGTCCCGTGCTGCGCGCCTGGCGCGGACTGCTGGTCTTCCTCTCCCGCTGGTTCCAGATCGAGTCGCTGTACAAGTTCAACGCCAAGTTCCAGCCGCGCTGGGAGCCCCGCTTCGTCGTCTACCGGGCCTCCGCCGACCTGCCCCGCATCGGCTTCGCCGCCATGCAGGCGGAAGGTTTCGTCAACCTCGCCCTGCCCCTGCCGCGCTTCCTGCGCCGCCGGCGCCCGGCCAACCGCCGCCCGTGCGCCCACGGCACCACCACGGAACGGAGCGTCAGAGCGGCGTGA
- a CDS encoding DUF3180 domain-containing protein has translation MRELRIRLLAGVFVVAGVLSWAGARLWNSVGTLPSVPLAAPIVLALIAVVLLATALSLRARLKAQRERQPDAKGVDPMMAARAVVFGQASALVAALVSGMYGGTGVFLLESLDIPARRDQAIYAGFSVLAGIGVIAAALFLEHVCKLPEDDEHDGAGAAPAA, from the coding sequence GTGAGAGAGCTGCGCATCAGGCTGCTGGCCGGAGTCTTCGTCGTGGCCGGAGTGCTGTCCTGGGCGGGCGCCCGCCTCTGGAACTCGGTGGGCACCCTCCCGAGCGTCCCCCTGGCCGCCCCCATCGTCCTGGCCCTGATCGCCGTGGTCCTGCTGGCCACGGCGCTCTCGCTGCGCGCCCGCCTCAAGGCCCAGCGCGAGCGGCAGCCCGACGCCAAGGGCGTCGACCCCATGATGGCGGCCCGCGCGGTCGTCTTCGGCCAGGCCAGCGCCCTGGTCGCCGCCCTCGTCTCCGGCATGTACGGCGGCACCGGCGTCTTCCTGCTGGAGTCCCTGGACATCCCCGCCCGCCGCGACCAGGCCATCTACGCCGGCTTCTCCGTCCTCGCGGGCATCGGCGTCATAGCGGCGGCCCTCTTCCTGGAGCACGTCTGCAAGCTCCCGGAGGACGACGAGCACGACGGCGCGGGGGCCGCCCCCGCCGCCTGA
- the folP gene encoding dihydropteroate synthase, translating into MSNQSGRGRVAGLPEWDRCAVMGVVNVTPDSFSDGGRFFDTTAAVKHGLDLVSEGADLVDVGGESTRPGATRVDEAEELRRVVPVVRGLASEGVTVSVDTMRASVAERALAAGAALVNDVSGGLADPRMIPAVADAGAPFVVMHWRGFLQGGNVRGVYGDVVTEVVDELHARVEAVLAGGIAPDRVIVDPGLGFSKDAEHDLALLAGLHRVLGLGHPLLVAASRKRFLGRVLAGPDSPPPPARERDAATAAVSALAAHAGAWAVRVHEVRATADAVRVARAIEGARTGAEGAR; encoded by the coding sequence ATGAGCAACCAGAGCGGACGCGGGCGCGTGGCGGGCCTACCGGAATGGGACCGCTGCGCGGTCATGGGAGTCGTGAACGTCACCCCCGACTCCTTCTCCGACGGCGGCCGCTTCTTCGACACCACGGCCGCCGTCAAGCACGGTCTCGACCTGGTCTCCGAGGGCGCGGACCTGGTCGACGTCGGCGGCGAGTCGACCCGCCCCGGCGCCACCCGGGTGGACGAGGCCGAGGAACTGCGCCGCGTCGTCCCCGTCGTGCGCGGCCTGGCCTCCGAGGGCGTCACCGTCTCCGTGGACACCATGCGCGCCTCCGTCGCCGAGCGGGCCCTCGCGGCCGGCGCCGCCCTCGTCAACGACGTCAGCGGCGGCCTCGCCGACCCCCGCATGATCCCGGCCGTCGCCGACGCCGGCGCCCCCTTCGTCGTCATGCACTGGCGCGGCTTCCTCCAGGGCGGCAACGTCCGCGGGGTGTACGGGGACGTCGTCACCGAGGTCGTCGACGAGCTGCACGCGCGCGTGGAGGCCGTCCTGGCGGGCGGCATCGCCCCCGACCGCGTCATCGTCGACCCCGGCCTCGGCTTCTCCAAGGACGCCGAGCACGACCTCGCGCTCCTGGCGGGTCTGCACCGGGTCCTGGGCCTCGGCCACCCGCTGCTCGTGGCCGCCTCCCGCAAGCGGTTCCTCGGCCGCGTCCTGGCCGGCCCGGACAGCCCGCCCCCGCCCGCCCGCGAACGCGACGCCGCCACCGCCGCCGTCTCCGCGCTCGCGGCGCACGCCGGCGCGTGGGCGGTCCGCGTGCACGAGGTCCGCGCCACCGCCGACGCCGTACGCGTCGCGCGCGCCATCGAGGGAGCACGCACCGGCGCAGAGGGAGCCCGGTGA